Proteins from one Nitrobacteraceae bacterium AZCC 2146 genomic window:
- a CDS encoding membrane-bound lytic murein transglycosylase A (product_source=KO:K08304; cog=COG2821; ko=KO:K08304; pfam=PF03562,PF06725; smart=SM00925; superfamily=50685), which produces MAPAAFNNASGAGRLAALCVMAAAWLPVPATARVSHLHPSWPFEITGSQYAPVAWADIAGWSEDDHLQAFKAFRASCNPISVQRKPPTDPKAKDSKALGISLRDPCRAARASEIPDDAKARAFFEANFLPMRISRLGEPEGFVTGYYEPIIDGSRTKTDVYTVPVYRRPSNLFVRGMSQASSSMPNGGEVFRKIGRRKLVPYYDRAEIEDGAIAGRGLEICWLKNQTDLLFTQIQGSARVRLEDGGMVRINYDAHNGFRYTPVGRILIDRNIIPREQMSMQRIRQWMEENPDGANELRRQNRSYVFFREVQLSATDEAVGAQGVPLTPGRSIAVDKSLHVYGTPFFIEGELPIDSEQSKTPFRRLMVAQDTGSAIVGPARADIYFGAGADAGKVSGRLRHPARFVMLVPKSLDPVEKGRALPLPHARPSEHIAKLFPQKTEPTKPDPAKDVKEPPNKTPESKAPDSKAPDKPVAKTPVANPAVAAPVVKDTPSAPETAKTSAPATAQVQPAAKPVPLPEARPEIKPEVKSKRRVNRRVRHHRRHRFFWE; this is translated from the coding sequence TTGGCACCGGCAGCGTTCAATAACGCATCCGGCGCCGGCCGACTTGCCGCGCTGTGCGTGATGGCGGCGGCATGGCTGCCTGTGCCGGCGACGGCGCGGGTCTCACATTTACATCCTAGCTGGCCGTTCGAAATCACTGGCAGCCAGTATGCGCCCGTCGCCTGGGCCGACATCGCCGGCTGGAGCGAGGACGATCACCTGCAGGCCTTCAAGGCGTTTCGCGCCAGCTGCAATCCGATTTCCGTGCAACGCAAGCCGCCGACGGATCCGAAGGCGAAGGATTCGAAAGCGCTGGGCATCTCGCTGCGCGATCCCTGTCGTGCCGCCAGGGCAAGCGAGATTCCCGACGACGCCAAAGCGCGTGCCTTCTTCGAAGCGAATTTCTTGCCGATGCGGATCTCGCGGCTCGGCGAGCCCGAAGGCTTCGTCACCGGCTATTACGAGCCGATCATTGACGGCTCACGCACCAAAACCGACGTCTACACCGTGCCAGTGTATCGCCGCCCGTCGAACCTGTTCGTGCGCGGCATGTCCCAGGCGTCCAGCAGCATGCCGAACGGCGGCGAGGTGTTTCGCAAGATCGGCCGCCGCAAGCTGGTGCCGTATTACGATCGCGCCGAGATCGAGGACGGCGCCATCGCCGGCCGCGGCCTCGAAATCTGCTGGCTGAAAAACCAGACCGATCTCTTGTTCACCCAGATCCAGGGCTCAGCGCGGGTGCGGCTCGAGGACGGCGGTATGGTGCGGATCAATTACGATGCGCATAACGGCTTTCGCTACACGCCGGTCGGCCGCATCCTGATCGATCGCAACATCATCCCGCGCGAGCAGATGTCGATGCAGCGGATCCGGCAGTGGATGGAGGAAAATCCGGATGGCGCCAACGAGCTGCGCCGGCAGAACCGCTCCTATGTGTTCTTCCGCGAGGTACAGCTCTCCGCCACCGACGAGGCGGTGGGCGCGCAGGGCGTGCCGCTGACCCCGGGCCGCTCAATCGCGGTCGATAAATCGCTGCACGTCTACGGCACGCCGTTCTTCATCGAGGGCGAATTGCCGATCGATTCCGAACAATCGAAAACGCCGTTCCGGCGGCTGATGGTGGCGCAGGACACGGGATCTGCGATCGTCGGCCCGGCGCGCGCCGACATCTATTTCGGTGCCGGCGCCGACGCCGGCAAGGTCTCCGGCCGGCTGCGCCATCCCGCACGTTTCGTGATGCTGGTGCCGAAGAGTCTCGATCCGGTGGAGAAAGGCCGCGCGCTGCCGCTGCCGCATGCACGGCCGTCGGAACACATCGCAAAACTGTTTCCGCAGAAGACCGAGCCGACAAAGCCGGACCCCGCGAAGGACGTCAAAGAGCCGCCCAACAAGACTCCCGAGAGCAAGGCACCGGACAGCAAGGCGCCCGACAAGCCGGTGGCCAAGACTCCAGTTGCCAATCCGGCAGTGGCGGCACCTGTTGTGAAGGACACGCCGTCGGCGCCTGAAACCGCGAAGACTTCAGCGCCGGCAACGGCTCAGGTCCAGCCGGCAGCGAAGCCGGTGCCGTTGCCCGAAGCGCGACCGGAGATCAAACCCGAGGTCAAATCGAAGCGCCGCGTGAATCGTCGCGTCCGCCATCATCGACGTCACCGTTTCTTCTGGGAATGA
- a CDS encoding putative lipid-binding transport protein (Tim44 family) (product_source=COG4395; cog=COG4395; pfam=PF04280; smart=SM00978; superfamily=54427), producing the protein MDIYTIIFLALAVFIFLRLRNVLGQRTGTERPPFDRAAARDVAPGVSDSNVVQMPGGAIDPTTLSPTADVIPPTDRWKGLAEPGTPLAQGLDAIVAQDSSFDPRHFLTGARGAYEMIVLAFANGDRRALKDLLSSEVFESFDAVIKEREKNEQKTETRFVSIDKAELVSAEVRDRNAQLTVRFVSQMISVTRDKTGAIVDGNPEKVTDITDVWTFARDIASRDPNWKLVGTGSVQ; encoded by the coding sequence GTGGATATTTACACCATCATCTTCCTGGCGCTGGCGGTCTTCATTTTCCTGCGCCTGCGCAATGTTCTGGGACAGCGCACCGGGACCGAGCGTCCGCCGTTCGATCGCGCCGCCGCGCGTGACGTCGCGCCCGGCGTGTCGGACAGCAACGTCGTGCAGATGCCGGGTGGCGCCATCGACCCGACAACGCTGTCGCCGACCGCCGACGTGATCCCGCCGACCGATCGCTGGAAGGGCCTCGCCGAGCCCGGCACGCCGCTGGCTCAGGGCCTTGACGCCATTGTCGCGCAGGATTCCTCCTTCGACCCCCGACATTTTCTCACCGGCGCCCGCGGCGCCTATGAGATGATCGTACTGGCCTTCGCCAACGGCGACCGCCGCGCGCTGAAGGATCTACTGTCGTCAGAAGTCTTTGAGAGCTTCGACGCCGTGATCAAGGAGCGTGAGAAGAACGAGCAGAAGACCGAAACCCGCTTCGTCTCGATCGACAAGGCCGAACTGGTCAGTGCCGAGGTGCGCGATCGCAACGCGCAGCTCACCGTGCGTTTCGTGTCGCAGATGATCTCGGTGACCCGCGATAAAACGGGCGCCATCGTCGATGGAAATCCGGAAAAGGTCACCGATATCACCGATGTCTGGACATTCGCCCGCGACATCGCCTCGCGCGATCCGAACTGGAAGCTGGTTGGCACCGGCAGCGTTCAATAA
- a CDS encoding preprotein translocase subunit SecB (product_source=KO:K03071; cath_funfam=3.10.420.10; cog=COG1952; ko=KO:K03071; pfam=PF02556; superfamily=54611; tigrfam=TIGR00809): MTNGNGTPPEAASAPQLNVLAQYTKDLSFENPNAPASLAPQAQQPNINIQINVAANNISENEFEVTLSVEGKADSAGSVMFSFELAYAGVFRIVNVPQENLHPLIMIECPRLLFPFAREIIATAVRDGGFPPLMLDPVDFVGLYRQNMERQAQAEQGKSN; the protein is encoded by the coding sequence ATGACCAACGGCAACGGCACCCCTCCCGAGGCGGCTTCCGCTCCCCAGCTCAACGTGCTGGCGCAATACACCAAGGACCTGTCGTTCGAAAACCCGAACGCTCCGGCCTCGCTGGCGCCGCAGGCGCAGCAGCCGAACATCAACATCCAGATCAACGTTGCGGCCAACAACATTTCCGAGAACGAGTTCGAGGTGACGCTGTCGGTTGAGGGCAAGGCGGATAGCGCCGGCTCGGTGATGTTCAGCTTCGAGCTGGCTTATGCCGGTGTGTTTCGCATCGTCAATGTGCCGCAGGAGAACCTGCACCCGCTGATCATGATCGAATGCCCGCGGCTGCTGTTCCCGTTCGCCCGCGAGATCATCGCCACCGCGGTGCGCGACGGCGGCTTCCCGCCGCTGATGCTGGACCCCGTGGATTTCGTCGGCCTCTACCGCCAGAACATGGAACGGCAGGCCCAGGCGGAGCAGGGCAAGTCGAACTAA
- a CDS encoding DNA polymerase-3 subunit epsilon (product_source=KO:K02342; cath_funfam=3.30.420.10; cog=COG0847; ko=KO:K02342; pfam=PF00929; smart=SM00479; superfamily=53098; tigrfam=TIGR01406): MREIVLDTETTGLDPLRGDRLVEIGCVEIYNRMPTGQTYHCHINPQRDMPLEAFNVHGLSAEFLSTKPLFSEVVDAFLEFIGDAPLVIHNASFDIGFINAELDRIKRPQIPRDRLVDTLMLARRKHPGVSNRLDDLCSRYQIDNSRRTKHGALLDSELLAEVYIDLIGARQSQLILADDVPVQHTGGINDAPRRQRTEPLAPRITESDRTDHRAFVASLGDKPIWNDFLG; this comes from the coding sequence ATGCGCGAAATCGTTCTCGATACCGAAACCACTGGCCTCGATCCGCTGCGCGGCGACCGGCTGGTCGAAATCGGCTGTGTCGAAATCTACAACCGCATGCCCACCGGCCAGACCTATCACTGCCATATCAACCCGCAGCGCGACATGCCGCTCGAGGCCTTCAACGTGCACGGGCTGTCGGCCGAATTCCTCTCGACTAAGCCGCTGTTCTCCGAGGTGGTCGATGCCTTTCTGGAATTCATCGGCGATGCGCCGCTGGTGATCCACAACGCCTCGTTCGATATCGGCTTCATCAATGCCGAGCTCGACCGTATCAAGCGGCCGCAGATCCCACGCGACCGTCTGGTGGACACGCTGATGCTGGCGCGGCGCAAGCATCCCGGCGTGTCGAACCGGCTCGACGATCTCTGCTCACGCTATCAAATCGACAATTCCCGCCGCACCAAGCACGGCGCGCTGCTCGATTCGGAATTGCTGGCCGAGGTCTATATCGACCTGATCGGCGCCCGGCAGTCGCAGCTGATCTTGGCCGACGACGTTCCGGTGCAGCACACCGGTGGCATCAACGATGCGCCGCGGCGTCAGCGCACGGAACCGCTCGCGCCCCGCATTACCGAGTCCGATCGGACAGACCACCGTGCGTTTGTCGCCTCGCTGGGCGACAAACCGATCTGGAATGATTTTCTGGGCTGA
- a CDS encoding dephospho-CoA kinase (product_source=KO:K00859; cath_funfam=3.40.50.300; cog=COG0237; ko=KO:K00859; pfam=PF01121; superfamily=52540; tigrfam=TIGR00152) — protein sequence MLVLGLTGSIGMGKSTTAKLFAEAGVPVYDADATVHLIYEGEAAPLIEAAFPGTTVDGKVDRAKLSAQVIHDPAAMKRLEQIVHPLLGAHHKKFLDDAERSGAPVAVVDVPLLYETGGEKRVDAVVVVTTNPELQRQRILARDNMTPEKLDAILARQLPDAEKRKRADFVVDTSDGLDPVRAQIGEILAQAARMPRRRP from the coding sequence ATGCTTGTACTGGGGCTGACCGGCTCGATCGGAATGGGTAAATCGACCACCGCAAAACTGTTCGCGGAGGCCGGCGTGCCGGTCTATGACGCCGATGCTACCGTGCACCTGATCTATGAAGGCGAGGCCGCGCCGTTGATCGAGGCAGCATTCCCCGGCACCACGGTAGACGGCAAGGTCGATCGCGCAAAGCTCTCGGCGCAGGTGATTCATGACCCCGCCGCGATGAAGCGGCTGGAGCAGATCGTGCATCCCTTGCTGGGCGCCCATCACAAGAAATTTCTCGACGATGCCGAACGATCCGGAGCCCCGGTGGCGGTGGTCGATGTGCCGCTGTTGTATGAGACCGGCGGCGAAAAGCGCGTCGATGCCGTTGTCGTGGTGACGACCAACCCGGAACTGCAGCGTCAGCGCATTCTGGCGCGCGACAACATGACGCCCGAGAAGCTCGATGCCATCCTGGCGCGGCAGCTCCCCGACGCCGAAAAGCGCAAGCGCGCCGATTTCGTGGTGGATACCTCCGATGGGCTCGACCCCGTACGCGCGCAGATCGGTGAAATTCTAGCCCAGGCTGCTAGGATGCCGCGGCGACGACCCTGA
- a CDS encoding septum formation protein (product_source=KO:K06287; cath_funfam=3.90.950.10; cog=COG0424; ko=KO:K06287; pfam=PF02545; superfamily=52972; tigrfam=TIGR00172) → MTVWRGEQSLILASQSFARQLLLKNASIPFDAIPADIDEREIQQASGLKAPGDIAALLAEKKALFISTNNPGRYVVGADQTLALGERLFSKPSGRMQAAEQLLSLAGKTHELHSAIAVVRDGETLFADVSVARMTMRAMDEAAIAAYLDAAGDAVTTSVGAYQLESLGVHLFERIEGDHFTILGLPLLPLLGFLRSAHLVAI, encoded by the coding sequence ATGACCGTCTGGCGTGGTGAACAGTCGCTGATTCTGGCTTCGCAAAGTTTTGCGCGGCAGTTGCTTTTGAAGAACGCTAGCATTCCGTTCGATGCGATTCCCGCCGATATCGATGAGCGCGAGATTCAGCAGGCATCAGGATTGAAAGCGCCGGGCGACATCGCTGCGCTGCTCGCGGAAAAAAAAGCGCTGTTTATTTCCACGAATAATCCCGGACGATATGTTGTAGGCGCGGACCAGACATTGGCTCTCGGCGAACGGCTGTTCAGCAAGCCATCCGGACGCATGCAGGCGGCCGAGCAGTTGCTCTCGCTCGCGGGTAAAACCCATGAACTGCACTCGGCCATTGCCGTTGTCCGCGATGGCGAGACATTATTCGCTGATGTGTCGGTGGCGCGGATGACCATGCGTGCCATGGACGAAGCTGCGATTGCTGCCTATCTGGATGCTGCGGGAGATGCTGTCACCACCAGTGTCGGCGCCTATCAGCTCGAGAGCCTTGGCGTGCATCTGTTCGAGCGCATCGAGGGTGACCACTTCACCATTCTTGGTCTCCCGTTGTTGCCGCTGCTTGGTTTTCTCCGCAGCGCGCACTTGGTCGCGATCTGA
- a CDS encoding regulator of PEP synthase PpsR (kinase-PPPase family) (product_source=COG1806; cath_funfam=3.40.50.300; cog=COG1806; ko=KO:K09773; pfam=PF03618; superfamily=52540), which translates to MVMVPATGSYFHLHLVSDSTGETLITVARAVAAQYANVTPVEHVYPLVRSQKQLDRVLSEIEEAPGIVLFTLLEKDLVGRLEAKCQEINSPSLSIIGPVMQLFQAYLGASTTGRVGAQHTLNAEYFKRIDALNYSMMHDDGQHVEGLEEADVVLVGVSRTSKTPTSIYLANRGVRAANVPLVPGIPIPRQLEILKNPLIVSLHATPERLIQVRQNRLLSIGADPGNEDYIDRQAVADEVTYARKLSAKYGWALLDVTRRSIEETAAAIMKLMADRQRQRLAE; encoded by the coding sequence ATGGTCATGGTGCCCGCCACCGGCAGCTATTTTCATCTCCATCTGGTTTCTGATTCGACCGGCGAAACCCTGATCACCGTGGCGCGCGCGGTCGCGGCGCAATACGCCAACGTCACCCCGGTCGAGCATGTCTATCCTCTCGTGCGCAGTCAAAAGCAGCTCGACCGCGTGCTGAGCGAAATCGAGGAAGCGCCGGGCATCGTGCTTTTTACGCTGCTGGAAAAAGATCTGGTCGGGCGGCTCGAAGCGAAATGCCAGGAGATCAACAGCCCGAGCCTGTCGATCATCGGCCCGGTCATGCAACTGTTCCAGGCCTATCTTGGTGCTTCCACCACCGGCCGCGTCGGCGCGCAGCACACCTTGAATGCAGAATATTTCAAGCGCATCGACGCGCTGAATTATTCGATGATGCATGACGATGGCCAGCACGTCGAAGGACTGGAAGAGGCGGACGTGGTTCTCGTTGGCGTATCGCGAACCTCGAAGACGCCGACCTCGATCTATCTCGCGAACCGCGGTGTTCGTGCGGCCAACGTACCATTGGTGCCGGGCATCCCGATTCCGCGTCAGCTCGAAATCCTGAAGAACCCGCTGATCGTCAGCCTGCATGCGACGCCGGAGCGTCTGATTCAGGTCCGGCAAAACCGTTTGCTGAGCATCGGCGCCGACCCCGGCAATGAGGACTATATCGATCGTCAGGCCGTTGCCGACGAAGTGACCTATGCGCGAAAGCTGAGTGCGAAATACGGCTGGGCTTTGCTCGATGTCACCCGCCGCTCGATCGAGGAAACCGCCGCGGCGATCATGAAGCTAATGGCCGATCGGCAGCGGCAGCGGCTCGCCGAATGA
- a CDS encoding putative membrane protein (product_source=KO:K08973; cog=COG1981; ko=KO:K08973; pfam=PF03653; superfamily=81342; tigrfam=TIGR00701; transmembrane_helix_parts=Outside_1_14,TMhelix_15_34,Inside_35_54,TMhelix_55_77,Outside_78_80,TMhelix_81_103,Inside_104_123,TMhelix_124_142,Outside_143_145), translating into MRAFEMYEWAKALHVIAVISWMAGMLYLPRLFVYHCDAEIGSKQSETFKVMERRLLRAIINPAMAATWILGLYLAWAGHLFTAGWFHGKLLLVILMSGVHGFFSARVRDFANDKNTRSQKFYRIINEVPTVLMIGIVILVIVRPF; encoded by the coding sequence GTGAGAGCTTTCGAGATGTACGAATGGGCCAAGGCACTGCATGTGATCGCTGTCATCTCCTGGATGGCGGGCATGCTGTATTTGCCGCGGTTGTTCGTCTACCACTGCGACGCCGAAATTGGCTCGAAGCAATCCGAAACCTTCAAGGTGATGGAACGCCGGCTGCTCAGGGCGATCATCAATCCGGCGATGGCCGCGACCTGGATTTTGGGATTGTACCTCGCCTGGGCGGGCCACTTGTTCACGGCCGGCTGGTTTCACGGCAAGCTGCTGCTGGTGATCCTGATGTCTGGTGTGCATGGTTTTTTCAGCGCCCGAGTGCGCGATTTTGCCAACGACAAGAACACCCGAAGCCAGAAATTCTATCGTATAATCAATGAAGTACCAACGGTCCTGATGATCGGCATCGTGATCCTGGTGATCGTCAGGCCATTCTGA
- a CDS encoding transcription termination factor Rho (product_source=KO:K03628; cath_funfam=1.10.720.10,2.40.50.140,3.40.50.300; cog=COG1158; ko=KO:K03628; pfam=PF00006,PF07497,PF07498; smart=SM00357,SM00382,SM00959; superfamily=52540,68912; tigrfam=TIGR00767), producing MREMKLQDLKAKTPAELVSFAEELGVENASTMRKQELMFASLKQLAIKETDIIGEGVVEVLSDGFGFLRSPDANYLPGPDDIYVSPSQIRRFGLRTGDTIEGHIRSPKEGERYFALLKVNTLNFEDPEKSKHKVNFDNLTPLFPDQRFRLELEDPTRKDLSARVIDIVAPIGKGQRALIVAPPRTGKTVLMQNIAHSITANHPECYLIVLLIDERPEEVTDMQRSVKGEVVSSTFDEPAVRHVQVAEMVIEKAKRLVEHGRDVVILLDSITRLGRAYNTVVPSSGKVLTGGVDANALQRPKRFFGAARNIEEGGSLTIIATALVDTGSRMDEVIFEEFKGTGNSELILDRKVSDKRTFPAIDISRSGTRKEELITDPQLLKKMYVLRRILNPMGTMDAIDFLLDKLRNTKNNSEFFESMNT from the coding sequence ATGCGGGAAATGAAACTACAGGACCTCAAGGCCAAGACGCCCGCCGAGCTCGTCTCGTTTGCGGAAGAGCTTGGGGTCGAAAACGCCAGCACCATGCGCAAGCAGGAGTTGATGTTCGCCAGCCTCAAGCAGCTGGCCATCAAGGAAACCGACATCATCGGCGAAGGCGTCGTCGAGGTTCTCTCCGACGGTTTTGGATTTTTGCGCTCGCCCGATGCGAATTACCTGCCGGGTCCGGACGATATCTACGTCTCGCCATCGCAGATCCGCCGTTTCGGTCTGCGCACCGGCGACACCATTGAAGGCCATATTCGCAGCCCGAAGGAAGGCGAACGCTATTTCGCGCTGCTCAAGGTCAACACCCTCAATTTCGAAGATCCGGAAAAGTCCAAGCACAAGGTCAATTTCGACAATCTGACCCCGCTGTTTCCGGACCAGCGCTTCCGCCTCGAGCTGGAAGACCCGACCCGCAAGGACCTTTCCGCCCGTGTGATCGACATCGTCGCGCCGATCGGCAAAGGCCAGCGCGCGCTGATCGTGGCGCCGCCGCGCACCGGCAAGACCGTTCTGATGCAGAACATCGCGCATTCGATCACCGCCAATCACCCGGAATGCTACCTGATCGTGCTGCTGATCGATGAGCGGCCGGAAGAAGTCACCGACATGCAGCGATCGGTGAAGGGCGAGGTGGTTTCCTCGACCTTCGACGAACCCGCGGTGCGTCATGTCCAGGTCGCCGAAATGGTAATCGAGAAGGCCAAGCGTCTGGTCGAACACGGCCGCGATGTCGTCATTCTGCTGGATTCGATCACCCGCCTCGGCCGCGCCTACAATACCGTGGTACCGTCCTCCGGCAAGGTTTTGACCGGCGGCGTCGACGCCAACGCGTTGCAGCGGCCGAAGCGATTCTTCGGTGCGGCCCGCAACATCGAGGAGGGCGGCTCGCTGACGATCATCGCCACCGCGCTGGTCGATACCGGCAGCCGCATGGACGAAGTGATCTTCGAAGAGTTCAAGGGTACCGGCAACTCCGAGCTGATCCTCGACCGCAAGGTATCCGACAAGCGGACCTTCCCTGCGATCGACATCTCGCGCTCCGGCACCCGCAAGGAAGAACTCATCACCGATCCGCAGTTGCTCAAGAAGATGTACGTGCTGCGCCGGATCCTCAATCCGATGGGCACCATGGACGCGATCGACTTCCTGCTCGACAAGCTCCGCAACACCAAGAACAACTCGGAATTCTTCGAGTCGATGAATACCTGA
- a CDS encoding tRNA modification GTPase (product_source=KO:K03650; cath_funfam=1.20.120.430,3.30.1360.120,3.40.50.300; cog=COG0486; ko=KO:K03650; pfam=PF01926,PF10396,PF12631; smart=SM00382; superfamily=103025,116878; tigrfam=TIGR00450), translated as MHPRDQTIFALSSGRPPTAIAIVRVSGTEARRVLSVLAKKIPVPRIASRALLTDAAGEPIDDAVTLWFPAPASATGEDVAEFHIHGGRAVLAALVAALSKFEGVRSAEPGEFTRRAFENGKLDLTEAEGLDDLIHADTDRQRRQALRQLKGLLGDRARDWRKQIIEASALIEAGIDFSDEGDVPAELIAPALARVQLLLDEIEDVLAVQGRGERLRDGLVVAITGPPNVGKSTLINQLARREVAIVSPHAGTTRDIIELHLDLDGYPVTVIDTAGMRDAVDPVEQEGVRRARSRAADADLRLWLVDAQAPIEAGTDDGLQQWMAEGQAGFWVVRNKVDDLGDHAAIGLVRGWPCHSISAANGRGIPELISALAGFAALHFDDESSLISRARHRELLRQTADALGRAVDLPEHSELMAEDLRVAAHKLGQLLGRVDVEDILDVIFREFCIGK; from the coding sequence ATGCATCCGCGCGATCAAACCATCTTTGCCCTGTCATCGGGCCGGCCGCCGACCGCGATTGCCATCGTGCGGGTGTCAGGCACGGAGGCCAGGCGGGTGTTGTCGGTGCTGGCCAAGAAAATACCCGTACCTCGCATTGCCTCGCGGGCGCTGCTGACCGACGCAGCTGGCGAACCCATTGATGATGCTGTCACTTTGTGGTTTCCGGCGCCGGCCAGCGCGACCGGCGAAGACGTTGCTGAATTTCACATCCATGGCGGCCGCGCGGTTCTGGCGGCGCTGGTAGCCGCGCTGTCGAAATTTGAAGGCGTGCGCTCCGCCGAACCCGGCGAATTCACCCGGCGGGCTTTCGAGAACGGCAAGCTTGATCTGACCGAGGCCGAAGGGCTCGACGACCTGATCCATGCCGACACCGACCGGCAGCGCCGCCAGGCATTGCGGCAGCTGAAGGGCCTGCTCGGCGACAGGGCCCGCGACTGGCGCAAGCAGATCATCGAGGCCTCCGCGCTGATCGAAGCCGGCATCGATTTTTCCGACGAGGGCGACGTGCCCGCCGAATTGATCGCGCCGGCGCTGGCCCGCGTGCAGCTGCTGCTCGACGAGATCGAAGACGTGCTTGCAGTGCAGGGGCGCGGCGAGCGACTGCGCGACGGGCTGGTGGTGGCCATCACCGGGCCGCCGAATGTCGGTAAATCGACCTTGATCAACCAGCTGGCGCGGCGGGAGGTGGCGATCGTGTCGCCGCACGCCGGCACGACGCGGGACATCATCGAACTGCACCTCGATCTCGATGGCTATCCGGTGACGGTGATCGACACCGCGGGCATGCGCGACGCCGTCGATCCGGTGGAGCAGGAGGGCGTTCGTCGTGCCCGGAGCCGTGCTGCCGACGCCGATCTCCGGCTTTGGTTGGTCGATGCTCAGGCTCCCATCGAAGCCGGCACCGACGACGGGCTGCAGCAATGGATGGCGGAGGGGCAGGCCGGCTTCTGGGTTGTTCGCAACAAGGTCGATGACCTCGGGGATCACGCGGCGATCGGCCTGGTTCGCGGTTGGCCTTGCCATTCGATCTCAGCGGCAAACGGCAGAGGTATTCCGGAGCTGATTTCGGCTCTTGCGGGGTTTGCGGCACTACATTTCGACGACGAATCCTCGCTGATCAGCCGCGCCCGCCATCGCGAGTTGCTGCGGCAGACGGCGGACGCGCTTGGGCGTGCGGTGGATTTGCCGGAACATTCCGAGCTGATGGCTGAGGATCTTCGTGTTGCGGCGCACAAATTAGGGCAGCTGCTGGGGCGGGTGGATGTCGAGGACATCCTCGACGTGATTTTCCGCGAGTTTTGTATAGGGAAGTAA